In Leptidea sinapis chromosome 41, ilLepSina1.1, whole genome shotgun sequence, the following are encoded in one genomic region:
- the LOC126976568 gene encoding uncharacterized protein LOC126976568, translated as MDDLRPILDLPFGDWELFKMLILNLRDLEASLPTSAPTVAVIPEMSGDVETEPVKPRPVIEHQRSRPSNVEKQPYTEYQVTLEEQMICGALQTLNEEAMEDVLHSEPAHPGQECEMSARAVPRGASWAGSVPPSPGPSPRAKGGSLRARRFAHDPPVVTFKVENEEDSDEGHITFSAPARSRRAASRPSSLLLADDAPDLADLSSRSKSVEDSIRNSSPVVDLKLRNLRRTADMIRKVGSAERLSRFKDKILSLNGSRERSPPDDGAALSDDESMPLVTSPAVSAASDLLASSASSAHCRTTLGVECGDRSLQDITASSDFSPRSDLTDLESPRGSTDFDLLPESKHATTPLKPKVGMVREESDGSISNMVEPYNMRLFAHGTSEGLRSLWRQDALDSGPPWPWDEPDSAV; from the exons ATGGACGACTTGAGACCG ATTTTGGATTTGCCATTCGGTGATTGGGAGCTGTTCAAGATGCTGATATTGAATCTGCGAGACTTGGAGGCGAGTTTACCGACCAGCGCGCCAACTGTTGCGG tGATACCAGAAATGTCGGGAGACGTGGAAACTGAACCAGTGAAGCCCAGACCCGTGATAGAACATCAGAGGAGTCGTCCCAGTAATGTCGAAAAACag CCATATACGGAATATCAG GTAACACTGGAAGAGCAGATGATATGTGGCGCGCTCCAGACTCTGAACGAGGAAGCCATGGAGGACGTGTTGCACTCGGAGCCCGCGCACCCAG GCCAGGAGTGCGAGATGTCTGCGAGGGCCGTGCCTCGCGGCGCGTCGTGGGCCGGGTCCGTGCCGCCCTCGCCCGGGCCCAGTCCCCGCGCCAAGGGCGGCAGCCTCCGTGCCCGACGCTTCGCTCACGACCCGCCCGTGGTCACCTTCAAGGTTGAGAACGAGGAGGACTCTGACGAAGGCCACATCACGTTCTCGGCGCCGGCTCGCTCGCGCCGCGCCGCCTCCCGGCCCTCCTCGCTGCTGCTCGCGGACGACGCGCCCGACCTCGCCGATCTCTCTTCCCGCTCCAAATCGGTGGAAGATTCCATTCGCAACAGTTCGCCCGTCGTCGACCTCAAATTGCGCAACCTCCGGCGGACCGCGGACATGATCCGCAAGGTGGGCTCGGCCGAGAGACTCTCGCGGTTCAAAGACAAGATCCTGTCACTGAACGGGTCCCGCGAGCGCAGCCCGCCAGACGACGGCGCCGCGCTCAGCGACGACGAGTCCATGCCGCTGGTGACGTCACCCGCCGTCAGCGCCGCCTCCGACCTGCTGGCCAGCAGCGCCTCCTCCGCCCACTGCCGCACGACCCTCGGCGTGGAGTGCGGCGACAGGAGCCTCCAGGACATCACGGCCAGCTCCGACTTCTCGCCGCGTTCAGACTTAACTGACTTAGAATCTCCTCGAGGAAGTACGGATTTCGATCTGCTTCCTGAAAGTAAGCATGCCACCACTCCTCTCAAACCCAAGGTCGGCATGGTGAGGGAAGAAAGCGATGGCTCAATTTCGAACATGGTGGAACCGTATAATATGCGTCTGTTCGCTCACGGGACCTCTGAAGGTTTGCGGTCGCTGTGGAGACAGGACGCCTTGGACTCGGGGCCGCCCTGGCCCTGGGACGAACCGGATTCCGCCGTATGA